The following DNA comes from Syntrophorhabdales bacterium.
CCTTGTCCTTTAACCTGCCGTTGGATTTACCTGTCTCTTCAATCTCTGCCTTGCCACGTCCAGACCATAACCGCAGCCTATCATGACGTGCCGGATCACGTTGCCGAGTCTCGCCGCACAGCCGTCAGAACCGAGTCGGTCCAATTCTCCCGGGACTGGCCGGCTTAACGTCCGGAAGAGAACCCGGGCCTTGTCTCTCATACGCTCCCTTATCGTGATGTAAAAGAGGCAGGTTTGCAGAACGCCTGGGGCGTGGTCCGTAGCTTCAAAGAGCCTGCGCCGTATCTCCGTTACAGCTCTGTCGATTCTCCCATCCTTGCGAATGGCCCGAACAACGTCGTCCGGCAGGGGCGCATCGAGTAGGTCGTGAGCCAAGCTCAGCCCGAGAAGAAGCATACGCCGTGCACCTGTTTCTACAGAAAGTTCCAGGAGACGTTCCCAATGGATATCCTCAGATCTGCGAACCATTTCGGCTACATCACATATCCAGCTGAGCCTCTCCCAATAGTGCTGCGTTCCATGCACGCAGAGTATGAGCAGCAGTTTATCCGGCGAGATCGACCGCGGGATCGATTCCCGCGGCACGGATTGTTTGTCATCCCAAATCTGCAGATGCCCGACTGGAAAAGCGAAGTTATCAGCGTAAATCTCCCAATGCAATTCAACAGGGGCCTTGCCCGCCCCGGTGAGCGTCATTTCATAAAATGTATCCAGGTAACCATCCATTTGACACGAGTCTAGCATTGCCTCAGGACGATAGCCCATCGATGCCATTGACGCTAAGGCTCTCTGCACGTCCTTTTTCTGGACAAGAATGTCAAGGTCTCCGAAGACTCGCAATGCCAGATTCCCGTAAAGTGATACTGCCAGTGCCGGACCCTTGAACGGGATG
Coding sequences within:
- a CDS encoding nucleotidyltransferase family protein; the encoded protein is MSLNIPEEELVLSCLRSTIQPREADRISCLAGQNLDWGRVVAISQRHAVSPLLYKNLRTIGQNAVPASIMKQLQEQFYWNLAHNMRLERELSELLGVLEQQGIPAIPFKGPALAVSLYGNLALRVFGDLDILVQKKDVQRALASMASMGYRPEAMLDSCQMDGYLDTFYEMTLTGAGKAPVELHWEIYADNFAFPVGHLQIWDDKQSVPRESIPRSISPDKLLLILCVHGTQHYWERLSWICDVAEMVRRSEDIHWERLLELSVETGARRMLLLGLSLAHDLLDAPLPDDVVRAIRKDGRIDRAVTEIRRRLFEATDHAPGVLQTCLFYITIRERMRDKARVLFRTLSRPVPGELDRLGSDGCAARLGNVIRHVMIGCGYGLDVARQRLKRQVNPTAG